TCCGCGCAAATCCCGGTGATGATGAGGCGATGGCCGACGACGCGGAACTGGTGCTCGCGCGCCACCGCGTCACGAATGCGCTGCACGTCTTCGCTGGCGAATTCGATCAGCTTATGACACTGCTGGCAGTAGAGATGATCGTGCTGCGGATAGCCGTAGTCGTGCTCATAGACGGCCCGGCCGGCGAGGTCCATTTTCCTGAGCAATCCCGCTTCGACCATTTCGGCGAGCGTGCGATAGACGGTCGGCCGGCTCACCTTGCGATGATCGACCACCTTGGCCAGATCGACGAGCAATTGGTCGGCATCGAAATGCTCGTGCCGCAACGAGACCTGCTCGACGATGATCCGCCGCTGCACGGTGATCCGCTTGCCGCGACTTTGCAGAAACTCGGCAAACCGTTCGAGCGGCTTGAGCGCCACCTCAACGGTGCCCAATGAGAAGTCTTGCGACATTTGCTCTGACCCGGAAAAAGGACCGAGAATTACCACTGAATTCTAGATCATCCCGCGACGGTAACAAGTGTTGCTCAACCTCCGCGGCCGGGCTTCAGCGTGCCGAAACAGACCCATTGAGACAACGAGGGACCACCGGGCAGGGCTTTTGCTTTTTTCACAAAGGGAGACTTGCGCAGGTGCAAGCATCGCTATCCCCGGTCCACCAACAAACGACTTGCGCTGATTTCAGGTCTATCACCGCCCACGCAAATTGAAACAATCAAAAGCCCTGGACCACCGGGAGGCCCGATAGACCGAGCGAGCAAGCCACGTTATACTCGATCGAGTTGGACGATCCCCAAGCCGCCTGCACCAACCGCTTTTTTTGGTGCCGGCCGGATGGCGATCATCGACCTCCCCGCGGGCGTAGCTCAGTTGGCAGAGCGCTAGCTTCCCAAGCTGGATGTCGAGGGTTCGAGTCCCTTCGCCCGCTCTTTCTCAATGCATAACCGTTTCTGGTTTTGCCAAACGCAGCTTTGTCACCCGTTCGTCGGGTCTTGCGCTGTGATCCGCTCATTCAAACCGCGAATCAGTTCCTCCCTGAACGAGATTATTGCCGCGTAGCTCAGCCGGCGATGCCATCGGCAACTTCAATGACCCGCGGCACTTGCGGGATTATCGCCGCGCGCCTGCTCGCCGAAAAACGCTCCGGCCCGGACGGCCTTTTTAAAAATCTCAATAATCCCTAAAAAACTCAATCAAAATCGTTGCAGGGGATGGAGCTTTGTGGCACACTGCGACAACGCGCCTCGCGAAGCGGGACGCGTGCGCGGGTCGGCGTTTTTTGTCGTGCCCGGGGGCGGAATTCCAGGTCGGCTCGTGTTTCCCGCTCGGCAGCTTGCTTTGAGCGCCGGCCCTAACTATTGTATTTGAGACCTCTTATCTATTGCTTTTCGCTCCCGGTTTGGGAGTTGCGGAGACAGCGGCCGCCGGTTCTTGCAGAGAGACGCCGGCCCGGCGCGTGCGCGGTTTTGCGGAGAGAGCGGTTAGTTGACGCAAACTTTTTCGCCCACCAGATTCATTTCCGGTCAGGAGCCTTTGGCTATGTGCGGACCTTCCCTCGACAGGCGTCCCGATTCTAATCCCGGGCTTTCCACACCAAATGACGGGTGTGGCAAGTTGAATGCGCCTTGGTCGTCACGGACCCATTGCCGGGCGTCGCGCTTTTTGCCGCGGGCGACCGACCGCGGGCGTTTTCCGCGGGTTTTGGCCGTCGCTGCAATCCTCGTATTGCTCGGCGCTGCGACCGCGCAGGCCGCCAGCCAGATTTGGAACGGCAACGGCGCTGACAACAACTGGTCGACCACCGGCAACTGGGTTGGGGGCGCAGCACCGGGCTCGACTACCGTCGTGAATAATCCCGACGTGGCCACTTTCAATGGCACCGGAACCTTCTCCAACTCGACGGTCAACATCAATTCCACCACGCAGAACATCGGCGGCATCACTTTCGACACGGCCGCCGCTCCGGCGTACATCATCGGTGCCAACGGGTTTAACTCCGGAAACACGCTGCTCTTGACCTCCGGCGGCACGATCCAGATGACGAGTACGGTCGGCGCGGTCACGGAGACGATCAACTCTCCCATCAATATCGAGGGGAGTTACACGTTTACGGATAACTCGGCGAATCCGTCGGCATTGCTGCTATTCAGCGGCAACGTCGCCATGGCCAGCGCTGTGACGACCAACTCGGCGCTAACGGTCAACGGGGCCGGCAATACCCTAATGATGGGAGTGATTTCCAACGGCGGTAACGGGACCGCGACTCTCGCCGTGACGAAGTCCGGGACTGGCACTCTGGCCCTGCTGGGAACGAATACGTATACGGGCGGCACGGCGATTAACGGCGGCACGCTAACCCTTGGCAGCGGCGGCGCCCTCGGCACTACCGGCACGATCAGCTTCGGCGGGGGGACCCTGCAATACTCGATCGCCAACCAAACCGACTACTCCGGCCGCTTCAGCACGTTGGCAAACCAAGCGATTAGCGTCGACACCAACAGCCAGAATGTGACCTTCGCCACCGCGCTCACCAGCACCGGCGGCAGTCTTACCAAAATCGGCGCCGGCACGTTGACTCTTTCCGCGGCGAACACCTATTCCGGCGGCACCACGGTTTCAGGCGGCGTCCTCCAGGGGACGACCGTCACGCTGCAGGGCGGCATCACCGATAACGCCAACGTTACGTTCAATCAGAGCATCACAGGGACCTATGCCGGCGCTATTACTGGTTCCGGTGGGGTGACGGTCAACGGCAGCGGCGTCGTAACTTTTTCGGGCGCGAGCAGCTACGTCGGCCCGACCACGGTAACAAACGGCGGCACTCTCAATATCACCGGCAGCTTGACCGGTAGCGCCCTGGTGCTCGCCAACGGGGCTTTCAACGGCGCCAACGCCACCGGCACTCAAACCATGAGCGGCTGGACCGTCAACTCCGGCGCGTCCACGATCGGTGAGACGGCCGCCGGCGCCCTCGCGCTGGGCACTGCCGCGCGCAACGTCGGCGGCACGGTGAATTTCACTCCGCCCGCCGGCGGCGGCAGCATCAGCACGACCTCGACCGGCAGCAACGGCATCCTCGGCGGTTGGGCCACTTGGGGTGGCACCGATTGGGCCGTCGGCGGCGGCACGATCGGACCTTTGGCGCCTGCATCCTACACACCCGACACCTGGAGCGCCGGCAATAACACCACGGTGACGCTGGCAACCAATTCGCCGTACAACAACGTGACGACCAACAGCCTGCAGTTCGCTGCCGCGGCGGCCGACACCGTCAGCCTCAGTGGAACGAACGTCATCACCTCGGGCGGCATTCTGGTCAGCTCCGCCGTCGCGAACAATGCCACAGCCATCACCGGCGGGAGCTTGACCAGCGGAAACGGCACAGACCTGATCGTCAATCAGTTCGACACGTCCAGCTCATTCACAATTTCCTCGAATATCGTCGACAACGGCACCCCGACCGGCCTGACGTTGGGTGGGGCGAGCGGCGGCACGGTGATTCTCAACGGGGTGAACACTTATTCGGGTGGCACCA
This is a stretch of genomic DNA from Pirellulales bacterium. It encodes these proteins:
- a CDS encoding transcriptional repressor; its protein translation is MSQDFSLGTVEVALKPLERFAEFLQSRGKRITVQRRIIVEQVSLRHEHFDADQLLVDLAKVVDHRKVSRPTVYRTLAEMVEAGLLRKMDLAGRAVYEHDYGYPQHDHLYCQQCHKLIEFASEDVQRIRDAVAREHQFRVVGHRLIITGICAECRQARQKMRRLELV